Proteins from a genomic interval of Lacticaseibacillus pabuli:
- a CDS encoding oxidoreductase, whose amino-acid sequence MSNKVAIVTGASSGIGKATAIRLHHEGYEVFAGARRVERMQDLQMQGIHVHKLDVTDSESNAAFVQDVQAQATRIDLIVNSAGYGSQGALEDVATSEAKNQFDVNVFGLMNLTQLVLPIMRAQHSGKIVNISSVGGQIYSPLAGWYYASKHALETLSDSLRMEVKRFGIDVIIIEPGGTKTEWGKVAMDKLKEQTPADSAYRDLAEAYAAGGFRGFNTTPEQIAALIWKAVTARRPKTRYQPDFAMKMLVIAARKLSYRMFDWVMGQQMKALTKH is encoded by the coding sequence ATGTCAAACAAAGTCGCAATCGTTACAGGGGCATCATCAGGTATTGGGAAAGCAACCGCAATTCGCTTACACCACGAGGGTTATGAGGTCTTCGCAGGTGCCCGCCGTGTTGAACGCATGCAGGATTTGCAGATGCAGGGGATTCACGTCCACAAACTGGATGTGACGGATTCCGAGTCTAACGCCGCGTTCGTTCAGGATGTGCAGGCTCAGGCCACCCGCATTGATCTCATTGTTAACTCGGCGGGTTACGGGTCACAAGGGGCACTTGAGGACGTGGCAACGAGTGAAGCCAAGAATCAGTTCGATGTGAATGTCTTTGGTCTGATGAACCTGACCCAACTTGTGTTACCTATCATGCGGGCGCAGCATTCAGGCAAAATCGTCAACATCTCATCCGTTGGCGGTCAAATATACTCCCCATTGGCCGGTTGGTATTACGCCTCAAAGCACGCCCTCGAAACGCTGAGCGACTCTCTGCGGATGGAGGTTAAGCGCTTCGGCATTGACGTCATCATCATTGAACCCGGTGGCACCAAGACCGAATGGGGCAAGGTGGCAATGGATAAGCTGAAGGAACAGACACCAGCTGATTCAGCATACCGTGACCTGGCTGAGGCCTACGCTGCGGGTGGCTTTCGCGGGTTTAACACCACGCCTGAACAAATTGCCGCATTGATTTGGAAAGCCGTCACCGCGCGTCGGCCCAAGACACGTTACCAGCCAGACTTTGCCATGAAGATGCTGGTGATTGCGGCACGGAAATTGTCCTACCGCATGTTTGACTGGGTGATGGGCCAGCAGATGAAGGCACTGACGAAGCATTAA